The segment GTCAGGAGGGGCTGCTGGTCGTGGGGACCGACCACGCCGCCGAGGCGGTGACCGGCTTTTTCACCAAGTACGGAGACGGCGGCGTGGACCTGACGCCGCTGACCGGTCTGACCAAGCGACAGGGAGCGGCGCTGCTGCAGCACCTGGGCGCCCCTGAATCGACCTGGCGCAAGGTACCGACCGCCGATCTGGAAGACGACCGCCCTGGCTTACCTGACGAAGTCGCGCTGGGCGTTACCTATGAGCAGATTGATGCCTATCTGGAAGGCCGCGAGGTCAGTGAGGAAGCAGCCCGGCGGCTGGAAGGGATGTTTCTCAACACCCGGCACAAACGCCAGCTCCCCGCGACACCCTATGACACCTGGTGGAGGGAAGAAGGCCTCACAGCTCGTTGAATTCGGCCTCTGCGCGGCGCTTGATGGGATTGTGCCGCGTCAGGTCCGACTCGGCGTGTGCGCCGGGGACCATATGGTCATGAGGAGCCGGTGCCGGCAGCAGACGGTTGCTCAGGGCCAGGATGTCGGCGGTGAGTTGCGGGGCCAAAGCCTGGGCATAGCGCAGCATCAGCGCCGGACCGCCAATCATGGCTTCTGCGTCTCCACGAACCAGCGCAGCGACCATTCGGCGCGCGGCAGTGGGCGCGTCCAGCGACAGCACCGGCAGGTTATCCAGGGTGGCAAACAGGGCGTATTCCTTCGCATGCTGGCCCTTGACATGGGCGTGGCGGGGGCTGCCCGTGCGCATCAGGCTGGGATGGACGGCCGTGACGATCACACCCTCGCGCGCCAACTCAGCCCGCAGGGCCTGCGCCAGACCGCCTACTGCGAACTTGCTCATGCAGTACGAGGTCAGGTGCGGCACAGCGACCTTGCTCCCCACCGAGCCCACGATCAGAATCCGCCCCCTGCGGGTCCGCAGGTGCGGCAGGGCGGCGCGTGTCAGGCGCAGGGTGGCAAAAGCGTTGATCTCCATGATCTCGTGAAAGTCATCGTCGGTCAGGTTGGCTAGCGGACCCACCTGGATAATGCTGGCGTTGCTGACCAGCACGTCCAGCCCTCCATGGGCGTTCACGGCTTCCTGAACGGCGCGGTCCACGTCCGACTGCACCGTCACGTCGCCCGCCACCGTGTGGACCCGGGCGCCACGCGAGCGCAGATCGGCCGCGGCTCGCTCCAGGGCGTCGGCGTGCCGGGCCATGAGCGTCATGGCCGCGCCCCGGTCACTCAGTTCCCGGGCCAGCATCAGGCCCAGGCCACGAGATCCGCCGGTGATCAGCACCGAGCGGCCCTGAAGGTCATAGGGCGTGTTGAAGGCACGGCGCGCAGCGACCGCTCCGATGCCGGCGGCGAGCAGCAATCGTTTCGGAAGTCCCATAGCTGCAGTGTGCCGCCCAGCCCGACGGGTCAGCGGGGCATCTAAGGGAACGGCTAAGAACAGGCCCGCCGGAGGCTACAGTGAAGGCATGACCGCGCAGCCCACTCTTTTCGAGCGCATCATCGCCCGCGAAATTCCCAGCGATATCGTGTACGAGGACGAGCACTACATCGCCATCCGCGACATCGCTCCCAAGGCCCCGGTTCACCTGCTGGTGATTCCCAAACGCGTCTCTGCGCGGGTAGATGAGATTACCGATGCCCGGGAGATGGGCGAACTGTGGCTGACCGCCGTCAAGGTCGCCCGGCAGCACGCGGACGATTACCGCCTGCTGGTGAACGCCGGCAGGGGCGGCGGTCAGGTGATTTTCCATACCCACGTTCACATCCTGGCCGGCTGGGAACACGGGCCCGATAACGACACGGGCAGCGCCTGATGCCGGACCAGTTCAGCGCCGTGCTGTTCGATCTCGACGGCGTGCTAGTGGACACTGAGACCATTATTGGAGAGCTGTGGGCCGCCATTTTCAGTGAGCGGGGCCTGGACCTGACCCCGGCCGAGATCACCCGCCTGACCTCAGGCCAGCGCTTTGAGGGTGTCATGCAGGCCCTGGAGCAGCAGCGCGGCTGGAAGGCGCCAGAAGACTTTCTGCCCATGCTTGACCAGCGCTTCAACGGTGCGTTCTCGCATGTTCCGGCGATTGCGGGTGCCGCAGACACGCTGCGTGCGCTGCGAGCGGCGGGGATTCCCTTCGCTGTGGCCAGCAACAGCGAGAAGGGGCGCCTGCACATGAAGCTGCGTGGCGGTGGACTCGCGGAGCTGGTCGAGCCGCATGCCTACGACCCTTCCCTGGTCAATGGCCGTGGCAAGCCCGCGCCGGACCTGTACGTGTATGCCGCTGCGCAGCTTGGCGCAGCACCCCAGCGCTGTCTGGTGGTCGAGGACAGCGTGCCGGGTGCCCAGGCTGGCGTGGCCGCCGGGGCCACCGTCTGGGCCCTGCTGGCTGGCAGTCACATCCTGCCAGACGACGAGGCGCAGTTGCTGGACCTCGGCGCGGCGCGGGTGCTGCGTTCGCACGCCGAACTGCGCGCGGCGCTGGGGCTACGTGCACTGGCCTGAGTGAGCATGATGACTTCGGCGCCACCAATCACGTTGCCCGGGCTGTCACTGTCCGGGTTCCAGACAAGAACCTGATTTCTCAGAGAACACGCT is part of the Deinococcus malanensis genome and harbors:
- a CDS encoding SDR family NAD(P)-dependent oxidoreductase, producing MGLPKRLLLAAGIGAVAARRAFNTPYDLQGRSVLITGGSRGLGLMLARELSDRGAAMTLMARHADALERAAADLRSRGARVHTVAGDVTVQSDVDRAVQEAVNAHGGLDVLVSNASIIQVGPLANLTDDDFHEIMEINAFATLRLTRAALPHLRTRRGRILIVGSVGSKVAVPHLTSYCMSKFAVGGLAQALRAELAREGVIVTAVHPSLMRTGSPRHAHVKGQHAKEYALFATLDNLPVLSLDAPTAARRMVAALVRGDAEAMIGGPALMLRYAQALAPQLTADILALSNRLLPAPAPHDHMVPGAHAESDLTRHNPIKRRAEAEFNEL
- a CDS encoding histidine triad nucleotide-binding protein — translated: MTAQPTLFERIIAREIPSDIVYEDEHYIAIRDIAPKAPVHLLVIPKRVSARVDEITDAREMGELWLTAVKVARQHADDYRLLVNAGRGGGQVIFHTHVHILAGWEHGPDNDTGSA
- a CDS encoding HAD family hydrolase, translating into MPDQFSAVLFDLDGVLVDTETIIGELWAAIFSERGLDLTPAEITRLTSGQRFEGVMQALEQQRGWKAPEDFLPMLDQRFNGAFSHVPAIAGAADTLRALRAAGIPFAVASNSEKGRLHMKLRGGGLAELVEPHAYDPSLVNGRGKPAPDLYVYAAAQLGAAPQRCLVVEDSVPGAQAGVAAGATVWALLAGSHILPDDEAQLLDLGAARVLRSHAELRAALGLRALA